A DNA window from Paenarthrobacter aurescens TC1 contains the following coding sequences:
- the merA gene encoding mercuric reductase (identified by similarity to GB:AAS20018.1; match to protein family HMM PF00070; match to protein family HMM PF01266; match to protein family HMM PF02852; match to protein family HMM PF07992; match to protein family HMM TIGR02053) — MPEAAPDFDLAVIGSGGGAFAAAIRATNLGKRVVMIERSTVGGTCVNTGCVPSKALLAAADARHVALDGTGRFPGISTTAAPVDMGALIDGKRSLVEGMRSDKYVDLAAEYGWDLRQGSAVFAGTPQEPALEITRPDGGRDSLTAAHYLVATGSAPWAPPVPGLEEVDYLTSTTAMELGEVPESLIVFGGGYVALEQAQLFARLGSKVTLLARSRLASHEEPEASRALMGVFADEGIRVIRRATVTSIRANASGEEVTVTATVAGGHEEFRAAKLLVATGRRAVTNGLNLDAVGVKTGNTGQILVENTLASSNPRIWAAGDVTGHREFVYVASAHGTLMVENAFNDAGREVDYRHLPRVTFTSPALAAVGMTDKEANEAGIRCECRVLPLEYVPRALVNRDTRGFIKIVANNSTGRIVGITAVGKEAGDLAAAGVYILEAGMTVDQVANLWSPYLTMAEGIKIAAQSFTTDVSKLSCCAS; from the coding sequence ATGCCTGAGGCAGCACCGGATTTTGATTTGGCCGTAATCGGTTCCGGCGGTGGTGCCTTCGCCGCCGCCATCCGGGCCACGAATCTGGGCAAGCGGGTGGTCATGATCGAACGCTCCACGGTGGGCGGGACCTGTGTGAACACCGGGTGTGTTCCTTCCAAGGCCCTGCTGGCCGCCGCCGACGCCAGACATGTGGCTTTGGACGGGACAGGAAGGTTCCCCGGGATCAGCACCACCGCCGCACCAGTGGATATGGGTGCGCTCATTGACGGGAAACGCTCTCTGGTCGAAGGTATGCGCTCGGATAAGTACGTGGATCTGGCCGCCGAGTATGGATGGGACCTGCGTCAGGGTAGCGCGGTGTTCGCTGGCACCCCCCAGGAACCGGCTTTGGAGATCACCCGGCCTGACGGCGGCCGCGACTCCCTAACCGCTGCCCATTATCTGGTTGCGACTGGTTCGGCTCCGTGGGCACCCCCGGTGCCTGGACTGGAGGAGGTTGACTACCTGACCTCGACCACAGCCATGGAACTGGGCGAAGTGCCCGAGTCCCTGATCGTCTTCGGCGGCGGATACGTCGCGCTAGAACAAGCTCAGCTTTTTGCCCGCCTCGGATCTAAAGTGACCTTGCTGGCCCGCTCCCGGCTTGCCTCGCACGAGGAACCCGAAGCATCCCGTGCCCTGATGGGCGTCTTCGCCGATGAGGGCATCCGCGTGATCCGCCGCGCCACCGTGACATCGATCCGCGCTAACGCGTCAGGGGAAGAAGTGACTGTCACCGCCACGGTGGCCGGGGGCCACGAGGAATTCCGTGCCGCGAAGCTGTTGGTTGCCACCGGGCGTCGTGCCGTCACCAACGGGCTTAATCTGGATGCCGTCGGCGTTAAAACCGGTAACACCGGCCAGATTCTGGTTGAGAACACGCTGGCAAGCTCCAACCCCAGGATCTGGGCCGCCGGGGATGTGACCGGGCACAGGGAATTCGTCTACGTCGCGTCCGCTCACGGGACCCTGATGGTGGAGAACGCGTTCAACGACGCCGGGCGCGAGGTCGACTACCGGCACCTTCCCCGCGTGACGTTCACCAGCCCGGCTCTGGCCGCCGTCGGTATGACCGATAAGGAAGCGAATGAAGCGGGGATCCGGTGTGAGTGCAGGGTCCTGCCACTGGAGTATGTTCCGCGGGCGCTGGTGAACCGGGACACCCGCGGGTTCATCAAAATCGTCGCTAATAACAGCACAGGCCGAATCGTCGGGATCACCGCGGTCGGCAAGGAGGCCGGGGACCTGGCCGCGGCCGGCGTGTACATCCTTGAGGCGGGCATGACCGTGGACCAGGTGGCGAACCTCTGGTCCCCGTACCTGACCATGGCCGAAGGTATCAAAATCGCCGCACAGTCTTTCACCACAGACGTCTCCAAACTCTCCTGCTGCGCCTCCTAA
- a CDS encoding invertase recombinase-like protein (identified by match to protein family HMM PF00239) has protein sequence MGQTAVTAYLGYTRISTAGQDDQLQRDALTTAGVQARDIYSDVTSGSKEAKSRPGMQKLMSYAQKGDTIVVWRIDRLGRSLLDVLNTVNGLRDKGIMVRSIGDGIDPDTPTGRLMLNMLSTLAEYERELIVERVNAGIAAARGAGTVFGRPPNNPVVTAEKLKIAANARAEGKTAQQAAELVGWSRATLYRAMQATDQTRSGSGKYLRR, from the coding sequence ATGGGGCAGACTGCCGTTACGGCATACCTCGGATATACGCGCATCAGCACCGCCGGGCAGGACGACCAGCTCCAACGTGACGCCCTCACCACCGCCGGGGTCCAGGCCCGAGACATCTACTCCGATGTCACCTCTGGAAGCAAAGAAGCCAAAAGTCGGCCCGGCATGCAAAAACTCATGAGCTACGCCCAAAAGGGGGACACAATCGTGGTGTGGCGCATTGACCGGCTCGGCCGATCCCTGCTCGATGTCCTGAACACCGTAAACGGACTCAGGGACAAAGGGATTATGGTCCGCTCGATAGGCGACGGCATTGACCCGGACACACCGACCGGCCGGCTGATGTTGAATATGCTCTCCACCTTGGCGGAGTACGAGCGGGAGCTCATTGTGGAACGGGTGAACGCCGGGATCGCCGCAGCCAGAGGCGCCGGTACCGTTTTTGGTCGCCCACCGAACAATCCAGTAGTGACAGCCGAAAAGCTAAAGATCGCCGCCAATGCCCGCGCCGAAGGCAAAACAGCACAGCAAGCCGCCGAACTCGTCGGATGGAGCCGAGCAACGCTGTACCGGGCAATGCAGGCAACAGACCAAACCCGCTCTGGCTCCGGCAAATACCTGCGCCGGTAG
- a CDS encoding DNA-invertase (Site-specific recombinase resolvase family) (identified by match to protein family HMM PF00239; match to protein family HMM PF02796) has translation MRVSTNEQDLTAQRNGLAALGVPEDMIFFDHGLTGRNRDRPGLREALAAVRDGDTLVITKLDRLARSLPDARDIVEELTKKKVKLSIGGSVHDPTDPVGRLLFNVLAMVAEFESDLIRARTREGMQVAKAKGRLRGKQPKLSKSQEAHLVSLYKGGQHTTTEIADIFKVACSTVYRIVQRTP, from the coding sequence GTGCGGGTCTCGACCAACGAGCAGGACCTCACCGCCCAACGGAACGGACTCGCCGCCCTCGGTGTCCCCGAAGACATGATCTTCTTTGACCATGGGCTGACCGGCAGGAACAGGGACCGGCCCGGCCTGCGCGAAGCCCTCGCCGCCGTCCGCGACGGGGACACCTTGGTCATCACCAAACTCGATCGGCTCGCCCGCTCCCTACCCGACGCCCGCGACATCGTCGAAGAACTCACCAAGAAGAAGGTGAAGCTGAGCATAGGCGGCTCTGTTCACGATCCCACCGATCCCGTCGGCCGGCTCCTCTTCAACGTCCTGGCCATGGTCGCCGAATTCGAATCCGACCTCATCCGCGCCCGCACCCGCGAAGGCATGCAAGTCGCCAAAGCCAAAGGCCGGCTCCGCGGCAAACAACCCAAACTCTCCAAAAGCCAGGAAGCCCACCTCGTCTCCCTATATAAGGGAGGACAACACACCACCACCGAAATCGCCGATATTTTCAAAGTCGCCTGCAGCACGGTGTACCGAATTGTTCAGCGAACCCCGTAG
- a CDS encoding putative 5'-Nucleotidase (identified by match to protein family HMM PF06189), whose protein sequence is MPYSLQNRLVVGVASSALFDLKESDQVFRDKGEEEYRKFQEENLGRPLGPGVAFPFIKRILSLNDLAEPDEGNIVEVIVLSRNDPDTGLRVMESVKHHELDITRAIFMQGKSPYKFIPALNVSLFLSANERDVREALALNLPAGRVLESTLVDDDDDDLRIAFDFDGVLADDGSEQVMQAKGLSDFHDYERVNLVTPHNPGPLRDFLIRVAAVQKREQARKEANPKYNIRLHVAMVTARNAPSHERPLRTLKDWGVMVNDAFFLGGIDKGEILRILRPHIFFDDQIGHLTSTSQSAPSVHIPFGELNALPQAGDSESAEGHLA, encoded by the coding sequence ATGCCTTACTCGCTCCAGAATCGCTTAGTTGTAGGCGTTGCATCCAGCGCTCTGTTCGACCTCAAGGAGTCCGACCAAGTCTTCAGGGACAAAGGCGAAGAAGAGTACCGGAAGTTTCAGGAGGAAAACCTAGGCCGCCCGCTTGGCCCAGGAGTCGCGTTCCCGTTCATTAAGCGTATTCTCTCGCTTAATGACCTCGCGGAACCAGACGAAGGAAACATTGTCGAAGTCATAGTGCTTTCACGTAACGACCCCGACACCGGACTCCGGGTCATGGAATCCGTGAAACACCATGAACTTGATATTACGAGGGCAATATTTATGCAAGGAAAGTCGCCCTATAAATTCATCCCTGCCCTCAATGTATCGCTCTTCCTGTCTGCCAATGAACGAGATGTGCGGGAGGCTCTGGCTCTCAACCTTCCAGCTGGCCGCGTCCTGGAATCGACACTGGTGGATGACGATGATGACGACTTGCGCATTGCTTTCGACTTTGACGGGGTCCTTGCAGATGACGGCTCAGAACAAGTGATGCAAGCCAAGGGCCTGAGCGATTTTCATGATTACGAGCGCGTCAACCTGGTTACACCCCATAATCCCGGGCCTCTTCGAGACTTTCTAATACGAGTCGCTGCCGTACAGAAACGGGAACAGGCGCGGAAGGAAGCCAACCCAAAATACAATATCCGTCTCCACGTAGCCATGGTCACCGCGAGGAACGCCCCCTCCCACGAACGCCCGCTTCGAACGCTTAAGGATTGGGGCGTCATGGTCAACGACGCCTTCTTTCTCGGCGGCATTGATAAGGGAGAGATTCTCCGCATCCTGCGTCCACACATCTTCTTTGATGACCAAATCGGCCATCTGACCTCGACATCGCAGTCAGCCCCCTCTGTTCATATTCCATTCGGCGAACTAAACGCCCTGCCACAGGCAGGAGACTCCGAGAGCGCAGAGGGCCACCTTGCTTGA
- a CDS encoding hypothetical protein (identified by Glimmer2; putative) has translation MLDFSAPGNASEILWAGVLTLIAIVGSVLISIWIQRKDFDRREKEQTESFNQRQAEVNATLTAQAEADLQKWRRHMAERMIDLISQAASYAIDRKGSRAAILQDAEGIHTILHMDNNDEFGMGAWIESKCRELIAVPHVHSQAEYNHVADVAGRAKVKPMLWAYASDAISDDPEIAKAKDEAHGHASRDVSA, from the coding sequence TTGCTTGATTTCTCTGCGCCCGGCAACGCATCGGAGATTTTGTGGGCCGGGGTCCTGACCCTGATCGCCATAGTGGGATCCGTCCTAATTTCGATTTGGATTCAACGAAAAGACTTCGATCGGCGAGAAAAAGAACAAACGGAGTCGTTCAACCAGCGTCAGGCCGAGGTCAATGCGACACTCACAGCGCAGGCTGAAGCCGATCTCCAGAAGTGGCGAAGGCATATGGCCGAACGGATGATTGATCTCATCTCGCAAGCCGCGTCCTACGCCATAGATAGGAAAGGCTCTCGAGCCGCGATTCTCCAAGATGCAGAAGGAATCCACACGATACTGCATATGGACAACAACGATGAGTTCGGTATGGGCGCGTGGATCGAATCCAAGTGCCGGGAACTTATCGCGGTTCCACACGTTCATTCCCAAGCAGAGTACAACCATGTCGCCGACGTAGCTGGAAGGGCCAAGGTGAAGCCCATGCTTTGGGCCTATGCATCCGATGCCATCAGCGACGACCCTGAGATCGCAAAGGCCAAAGATGAAGCACATGGCCATGCCAGCAGGGACGTCTCCGCCTAA
- a CDS encoding putative ABC transporter, ATP-binding protein (identified by match to protein family HMM PF00005) — protein sequence MLSVRNLKKVYKTDGGDIEAVRNLTFDLKAGELACLVGPSGSGKTTLLKCISGLMAPTEGEVLLNGTPVSGPPKKMAVVFQEYGRSLFPWMRVRENVELPLKNQGVPRAERDKLVDDALEAVGLSHVPQSYPWQLSGGMQQRVAIARAVAYQPEVLLMDEPFAAVDAQTRADLEDLIRTVWRKLGVTVLFVTHDIDESVYLGERVIILSSSPTVIQEDLVIDLPDERDQLNTRSLPRFTELRHHVYEQIQLAKQGHRPAAAVQTGTGLAVS from the coding sequence ATGCTCTCGGTCCGGAACCTGAAGAAGGTTTACAAGACCGACGGTGGCGATATCGAGGCCGTCCGGAACCTGACTTTCGACCTGAAGGCCGGCGAGCTGGCCTGCCTGGTTGGCCCGTCCGGCTCCGGCAAGACCACGCTCCTGAAGTGCATCTCCGGGCTGATGGCCCCGACCGAGGGCGAAGTGCTGCTGAACGGCACGCCCGTCTCCGGGCCGCCGAAGAAGATGGCCGTCGTGTTCCAGGAATACGGCCGCTCCCTCTTTCCCTGGATGCGGGTGCGCGAGAACGTCGAGTTGCCGCTGAAGAACCAGGGCGTGCCGCGGGCCGAGCGGGACAAGCTTGTCGATGACGCGCTGGAGGCCGTGGGGCTGTCCCACGTGCCGCAGTCCTACCCGTGGCAGCTGTCCGGCGGCATGCAGCAGCGCGTGGCGATCGCCCGCGCCGTGGCGTACCAGCCCGAGGTGCTGCTCATGGACGAGCCGTTCGCGGCCGTGGATGCGCAGACCCGAGCGGATCTGGAAGACCTGATCCGCACCGTCTGGCGCAAACTCGGCGTCACGGTCCTGTTCGTCACCCACGACATCGACGAGTCCGTCTACCTCGGAGAACGCGTCATCATCCTTTCCAGTTCGCCGACGGTCATCCAGGAAGACCTGGTCATCGACCTGCCGGACGAGCGCGACCAGCTGAACACCCGCTCGCTGCCGCGCTTTACCGAACTGCGCCACCACGTCTACGAACAAATCCAGCTCGCCAAGCAGGGCCACCGCCCCGCAGCCGCGGTCCAAACCGGTACAGGATTGGCCGTTTCATAG
- a CDS encoding putative ABC transporter (identified by match to protein family HMM PF00528), whose protein sequence is MRLLNTLGYVLALPLILVAIWWASTLGETNFFVPTPALLAEAFAETWFGERILSDVLPSIGRLVVGVAAAIIIGIVAGLLIGSVKWLRDLTEPVLEFFRAIPPPVLVPVLMLLMGITDGMKVAVIISGCVWPVLLNTIEGVRAIDGVLSDSAHTYGIHGWARIKYLVLPSAGPQIMAGIRQCLSIGLILMVISEMFASSSGLGFTIVQFQRSFAIPEMWSGIVVLGLIGVALSFIFQWTERRVLRWYHGLREVENAV, encoded by the coding sequence ATGAGGTTGTTGAACACTCTCGGATACGTGCTGGCGTTGCCTCTGATCCTGGTTGCGATCTGGTGGGCTTCGACGCTGGGGGAGACGAATTTCTTCGTGCCGACGCCGGCCCTGCTGGCGGAGGCGTTTGCCGAGACGTGGTTCGGGGAGCGGATCCTCTCTGATGTGCTGCCCAGTATCGGGCGGTTGGTCGTCGGGGTTGCCGCGGCGATCATTATCGGCATTGTCGCGGGCCTGTTGATCGGTTCGGTCAAGTGGCTGCGGGATCTGACGGAGCCGGTGCTCGAATTCTTCCGCGCCATTCCGCCGCCGGTCCTGGTGCCGGTGCTGATGCTGCTGATGGGGATCACGGACGGCATGAAGGTCGCGGTGATCATTTCGGGCTGTGTGTGGCCGGTGCTGCTGAACACCATCGAAGGTGTCCGTGCCATCGACGGAGTGCTCTCCGACTCGGCCCACACCTACGGCATCCACGGCTGGGCGCGGATCAAGTACCTGGTGCTTCCCTCGGCTGGGCCGCAGATCATGGCCGGTATCCGCCAGTGCCTGTCCATTGGCTTGATCCTGATGGTCATTTCCGAAATGTTCGCCTCGTCCTCGGGGCTCGGCTTCACGATCGTGCAGTTCCAGCGGTCCTTCGCGATTCCGGAGATGTGGTCCGGCATTGTGGTCCTGGGCCTGATCGGTGTCGCCTTGTCATTCATCTTCCAGTGGACCGAGCGGCGTGTGCTGCGCTGGTACCACGGCCTGCGAGAGGTAGAAAATGCAGTCTGA
- a CDS encoding putative ABC transporter (identified by match to protein family HMM PF00528) — protein MGIVEPRFLPPASEVIAALITDFGLTAFWVAVGETMLAWAIGLVMAIVLAVVLGFIIGSSMFLRKFTNSTVEFLRPIPSVALIPLAVLLFGVKIESTLMLVVYASFWQVFIQVLYGVADVDNVAMQTAKSYGLGTMARVRHVVFPTALPYLMTGIRLAASVALILAITAELVIGSPGLGREIALAQSGGAISGMYALVLATGLIGVVINLVMRFIERKTLSWHSSIRSEVIV, from the coding sequence GTGGGCATCGTTGAGCCGCGGTTCCTGCCGCCGGCCAGTGAGGTCATCGCGGCACTGATCACCGATTTCGGTTTGACGGCGTTCTGGGTTGCGGTGGGCGAGACCATGTTGGCCTGGGCGATCGGTCTGGTGATGGCGATCGTGCTGGCCGTGGTGCTGGGCTTCATTATCGGTTCGTCGATGTTCCTGCGGAAGTTCACCAACTCGACCGTGGAGTTCCTCCGTCCGATACCGTCGGTGGCGTTGATTCCGCTGGCCGTGCTGCTGTTCGGTGTGAAGATCGAATCAACCCTGATGCTGGTGGTCTACGCGTCGTTCTGGCAGGTCTTCATCCAGGTACTTTACGGGGTCGCCGATGTGGACAACGTAGCAATGCAGACCGCTAAGTCCTACGGACTGGGCACCATGGCCCGGGTCCGCCACGTGGTGTTCCCGACGGCGCTGCCGTACCTGATGACCGGCATCCGTCTGGCCGCTTCCGTGGCGCTTATCCTGGCGATCACCGCCGAGCTGGTGATCGGTTCCCCCGGGCTGGGGCGCGAAATTGCCCTGGCGCAGTCGGGCGGCGCGATCTCGGGGATGTACGCGCTGGTACTCGCGACCGGCCTGATCGGCGTCGTCATTAATCTGGTCATGCGTTTCATTGAGCGCAAGACATTGTCCTGGCATTCCTCGATCCGTTCGGAGGTGATCGTATGA
- a CDS encoding CDP-6-deoxy-L-threo-D-glycero-4-hexulose-3-dehydrase reductase (identified by match to protein family HMM PF00111; match to protein family HMM PF00175; match to protein family HMM PF00970) has translation MTKAVHIDATDIVIDSEESDTILEAAEKSGYSIPYSCRKGVCSTCLGTLIKGEVQDRSINIKAPADSVYFCQAKPLTDVVIRPTDWTKYDPTSRKKLDAKIKKINWLSTDIAELVLRFPIGVRAIFNAGQYLNIIFDGQTRSYSMANPPHKNAEAVLHVRKYEGGLFSDAFLANASPNEKILVEVPFGDVQLTLDSHEPLIMLATGTGFAPVKSIMENLIHLNIKRPVHFFWGGRHEPDLYMSDLVKSWNEKLDWFTYTPVLSQPPEGWAGETGWVQSAALKHLKGHTQCSVYACGSNKMVSDARDLFIDAGLDIGDFHCDAFVPA, from the coding sequence ATGACCAAGGCCGTGCATATTGATGCTACTGACATAGTTATTGACAGTGAAGAGAGTGACACAATTCTTGAGGCCGCTGAAAAAAGCGGGTACTCGATCCCCTACTCCTGTCGTAAAGGCGTTTGCTCGACCTGCTTGGGAACTCTGATCAAAGGTGAGGTCCAAGACCGGTCAATCAACATCAAAGCCCCAGCCGACTCGGTCTACTTCTGTCAGGCGAAACCTCTGACTGATGTCGTTATTCGACCAACGGACTGGACTAAGTACGACCCGACATCCAGGAAAAAGCTGGACGCGAAAATAAAGAAAATCAACTGGCTAAGCACCGACATCGCCGAACTCGTGTTGAGATTTCCCATCGGCGTAAGGGCGATTTTCAATGCAGGCCAATACCTGAACATCATTTTTGACGGGCAAACGCGAAGCTACTCAATGGCAAATCCCCCTCATAAAAACGCTGAAGCAGTACTTCACGTACGTAAGTATGAAGGAGGACTCTTCTCAGATGCTTTCCTGGCAAACGCCTCTCCAAATGAAAAAATCCTGGTTGAGGTGCCGTTCGGCGACGTACAACTGACCTTAGACTCCCACGAGCCTTTGATCATGTTGGCTACCGGAACCGGATTCGCTCCTGTCAAGTCAATTATGGAGAATCTCATCCACCTAAACATTAAACGACCGGTCCACTTCTTCTGGGGCGGCCGACATGAGCCTGATCTATATATGTCTGATCTGGTGAAGTCGTGGAACGAGAAACTCGACTGGTTCACTTATACGCCCGTACTCTCCCAGCCCCCGGAAGGATGGGCAGGAGAGACAGGTTGGGTTCAGTCTGCCGCCCTAAAGCACCTCAAAGGCCACACTCAATGCTCCGTATACGCGTGCGGCAGTAACAAGATGGTGTCCGATGCACGCGACTTATTCATCGATGCCGGCCTGGACATTGGTGATTTCCACTGCGATGCTTTCGTCCCCGCATGA
- a CDS encoding Pyridoxal phosphate biosynthetic protein (identified by match to protein family HMM PF04166), whose protein sequence is MSRARTLLPIGDPNGIGPELAVRAAAEMQAQGSEPPVVVGDRFVVAHYASRFGLSIRETIGTAEPIMHTVDLLPVDAMPPAEFKPGRVCAAAGRATVEYVKTAVKSLRHGFGSAIVAAPHSETAINSAGIVFSGYPSLLSASSGDHLPVFLMLIIDDLRITHVTLHCSVSEALQLLNPRSVEAAIRATDATLKKLGIERPRIGVFGINPHAGEGGLFGDEDARIVAPVVEKLAREGLAVVGPTGCDVLLADRASYDGFVAMFHDQGHGPIKLLGGRESSALCIGQEIVFSSVGHGAAFDIAGQGIADIAPIVKALKLVASIN, encoded by the coding sequence ATGAGCCGAGCAAGGACTCTGCTGCCTATCGGAGATCCGAATGGAATAGGGCCAGAACTGGCGGTGAGAGCCGCCGCCGAAATGCAGGCACAAGGTTCAGAGCCTCCCGTGGTGGTTGGCGACCGATTCGTGGTGGCCCATTACGCCTCCCGTTTCGGCTTGTCGATCAGGGAAACAATCGGGACAGCGGAACCGATCATGCACACTGTCGACCTCCTGCCCGTTGACGCGATGCCGCCGGCTGAGTTCAAGCCGGGAAGGGTTTGCGCAGCCGCGGGACGGGCTACCGTCGAATACGTGAAGACCGCGGTTAAGTCGCTGAGACACGGTTTCGGCTCAGCGATCGTCGCTGCGCCCCATTCCGAAACGGCAATTAATTCCGCCGGCATCGTCTTCTCAGGCTATCCCTCACTGCTGAGCGCATCATCCGGGGACCATTTGCCGGTGTTCCTGATGTTGATAATTGACGACCTGAGGATCACGCATGTGACGCTGCACTGCAGCGTGTCCGAGGCGTTACAACTTCTCAATCCGAGGTCAGTGGAAGCGGCTATTCGAGCGACAGACGCTACTTTGAAGAAGCTTGGAATCGAACGGCCCAGAATAGGGGTCTTCGGAATAAATCCACATGCCGGTGAGGGTGGACTGTTCGGAGACGAAGATGCACGCATCGTCGCGCCGGTCGTCGAGAAGCTGGCACGAGAAGGCCTGGCTGTGGTGGGACCCACCGGCTGTGACGTCTTACTGGCCGACAGGGCGTCATATGACGGCTTCGTGGCGATGTTTCACGATCAGGGACACGGACCGATCAAGCTTCTGGGAGGGCGAGAATCGAGCGCCCTGTGTATCGGCCAGGAGATCGTGTTTTCCAGTGTCGGGCACGGTGCAGCCTTCGATATCGCCGGACAGGGAATCGCTGACATCGCACCAATCGTAAAAGCACTCAAGCTTGTGGCATCCATAAATTGA
- a CDS encoding Aromatic-ring hydroxylating dioxygenase beta-subunit (identified by similarity to GB:AAD20005.1; match to protein family HMM PF00866) codes for MIASISDVNKDKIFGIMQLQASYANCIDEDRLEEWPAYFLEKCNYMVTNAENYAAHMEAGVIWADSRAMLADRVSALREANIYESHSYRHILGIPQVRRLSESGGIHTETTFTVIRVTNGAQTELFATGKYVDLIEYADEQPMFSQRLVVCDSNTIDTLIAFPI; via the coding sequence ATGATCGCCTCCATCAGCGATGTCAACAAAGACAAGATATTCGGAATCATGCAGTTACAGGCGAGCTACGCCAACTGCATCGATGAGGACAGGCTCGAAGAATGGCCCGCGTACTTCTTGGAGAAGTGCAACTATATGGTAACTAACGCGGAAAATTATGCCGCCCACATGGAGGCAGGGGTCATCTGGGCAGACTCACGCGCCATGTTAGCCGACAGGGTTTCAGCCTTGCGCGAAGCTAACATCTATGAGAGCCACTCCTATCGGCATATCTTGGGGATTCCGCAGGTTCGGCGTCTTTCGGAATCCGGCGGTATTCACACGGAGACTACCTTCACAGTTATTCGCGTTACGAACGGAGCTCAGACAGAGCTTTTTGCGACGGGAAAGTATGTTGATCTGATCGAGTACGCCGATGAACAGCCGATGTTTTCCCAGCGGCTTGTCGTGTGTGATAGCAATACGATTGACACGCTAATCGCCTTCCCGATATGA